In Halorhabdus tiamatea SARL4B, a genomic segment contains:
- a CDS encoding redox-regulated ATPase YchF codes for MLSLALAGKPNAGKSTFYTAATMADVDVANYPFTTIDANRGVSHVRTRCPCLDLEARCGNDRCHDGKRYVPVELLDVAGLVPGAHEGRGLGNQFLDELTDADAILHVVDASGATDEEGEPVGVGEHDPVEDLDFIEEEMDLWLASIVERNWETVERRSRSPDFDIDEALTEFLTGVGATELDVARTLRELEYPEDPLAWTDDHRESLASEIRARTKPIIVIANKADVAPPENIQALKERNEATIPVTADGELALRRAVEAEIVEYDPGDPDFEILGDISDDQQAGLERIRDVMESHGGTGVQEALDTAVYEVLDQITAYPVQDETHWTDGQGNVLPDAHLLPDGSTPRDLAYAVHSDIGEGYLHAVDAREKRRISDDTELEEGDVIKIVSTAK; via the coding sequence ATGCTTTCGCTCGCGCTTGCCGGCAAGCCAAACGCCGGGAAGTCGACGTTCTACACCGCGGCGACGATGGCCGACGTGGACGTCGCCAACTACCCGTTCACGACGATCGACGCCAACCGCGGTGTGAGTCACGTCCGGACGCGATGTCCGTGTCTCGATCTCGAGGCGCGATGTGGCAACGACCGCTGTCACGACGGCAAGCGGTACGTCCCCGTCGAACTGCTCGATGTCGCCGGACTGGTCCCGGGGGCCCACGAGGGGCGCGGGCTCGGTAACCAGTTCCTCGACGAACTGACCGACGCCGACGCGATCCTCCACGTCGTCGACGCCTCCGGGGCGACCGACGAGGAGGGCGAACCCGTCGGGGTCGGTGAACACGATCCCGTCGAGGACCTGGACTTCATCGAGGAGGAGATGGATCTGTGGCTCGCGAGCATCGTCGAGCGCAACTGGGAGACCGTCGAGCGGCGTTCTCGATCACCGGATTTCGACATCGACGAGGCGCTCACGGAGTTTCTGACGGGCGTCGGCGCGACGGAACTCGACGTCGCGCGGACGCTCCGGGAACTGGAGTACCCCGAGGATCCACTCGCCTGGACCGACGACCATCGCGAATCGCTGGCGAGCGAGATCCGGGCGCGGACCAAACCCATCATCGTCATCGCAAACAAGGCCGACGTCGCCCCGCCCGAGAACATCCAGGCGCTCAAGGAGCGCAACGAGGCGACGATCCCGGTCACCGCCGACGGCGAACTCGCGCTCCGGCGGGCGGTTGAAGCCGAAATCGTCGAATACGATCCCGGTGATCCGGACTTCGAGATTCTCGGAGACATCAGCGACGACCAGCAGGCCGGCCTCGAACGGATCCGCGACGTGATGGAGTCTCACGGCGGCACGGGCGTCCAGGAAGCCCTCGACACGGCCGTCTACGAGGTGCTGGATCAAATCACCGCTTATCCCGTCCAGGACGAGACCCACTGGACCGACGGTCAGGGTAACGTCCTGCCCGACGCTCATCTTCTCCCGGACGGGTCGACGCCGCGGGACCTGGCCTACGCGGTCCATTCGGACATCGGCGAGGGCTATCTCCACGCCGTCGACGCCCGCGAAAAGCGCCGGATCAGCGACGATACCGAACTCGAAGAGGGCGACGTGATCAAGATCGTCTCGACGGCGAAGTGA